In a genomic window of uncultured Sphaerochaeta sp.:
- a CDS encoding sigma-54 dependent transcriptional regulator — MKRSVLICDDEKNIRSGLAMAMELEGYQTFTAEDGQAAWSLINKESIDLVITDLRMPNLSGEELLKRVSSAYPRMPVIILTGHGTIETAVEAMRGGAIDFFTKPVDLDRLSLVVHKAISSSDLYVEHERLKLEVEQLKARNRYDRIIGKSQKMVALMDTVSQVAPTKASVLITGESGVGKELVADAIHELSNRSKGPFIKVHCAALTASLLESELFGHEKGSFTGAVKEKRGRFELADGGTIFLDEIGEIDATTQVKLLRVLQERQFERVGGEKSITVDVRIVCATNRDLPKEIEKGNFREDLYYRLNVVHLDVPPLRERKDDIPLLMTSFLTQFNEENNRRIEGFSNQAKRALLAYDWPGNIRELRNCIESAVVLCRTDVIEVEDLPMHIGKAQNTATVALEVGMTLAEAEKQLIISTLAGCAGNKTKAAQVLGIGRKTLHRKLQEYHIDEA; from the coding sequence ATGAAGCGTAGCGTCCTGATTTGCGACGATGAGAAGAATATCAGAAGCGGCTTGGCAATGGCCATGGAACTGGAGGGGTATCAGACTTTCACCGCCGAGGATGGCCAGGCGGCCTGGTCGCTCATCAACAAGGAGAGCATAGACCTGGTCATCACTGACTTGAGAATGCCCAACCTCAGCGGAGAGGAGCTGCTCAAGCGGGTAAGCAGCGCATATCCGAGGATGCCGGTCATCATCCTTACCGGCCACGGGACCATCGAGACTGCGGTGGAAGCTATGCGCGGTGGAGCCATCGACTTCTTCACCAAGCCGGTCGATCTCGATCGCCTGAGTCTGGTGGTGCACAAGGCGATCAGCAGTTCGGACCTGTATGTGGAGCATGAGCGGCTCAAGCTGGAAGTCGAGCAACTGAAAGCCCGCAACCGCTACGACCGCATCATCGGCAAGTCGCAGAAGATGGTCGCCCTCATGGACACGGTCAGCCAGGTGGCTCCCACCAAGGCTTCGGTGCTCATCACCGGCGAAAGCGGGGTGGGCAAGGAGTTGGTGGCTGATGCCATCCATGAGCTGAGCAACCGAAGCAAGGGGCCGTTCATCAAAGTCCACTGTGCTGCGCTTACCGCAAGCCTTCTGGAGAGCGAGCTGTTCGGCCACGAAAAGGGCTCGTTCACTGGAGCGGTGAAGGAGAAACGGGGAAGGTTTGAGCTTGCTGACGGGGGGACCATCTTCCTGGATGAGATCGGGGAGATTGATGCCACCACGCAGGTGAAACTGCTCAGGGTCCTGCAGGAGCGGCAGTTCGAGCGGGTCGGCGGGGAGAAGAGCATTACCGTCGATGTGCGCATCGTCTGCGCCACCAACCGTGATCTGCCCAAGGAGATCGAGAAGGGAAACTTCCGTGAGGACCTGTATTATCGGCTCAACGTCGTCCATCTCGATGTTCCTCCCTTGCGTGAACGAAAGGATGACATCCCGCTGCTGATGACCAGTTTTCTCACCCAGTTCAATGAGGAGAACAACCGCAGGATCGAAGGATTCTCCAACCAGGCGAAGCGTGCACTGCTTGCGTACGATTGGCCGGGAAACATCCGCGAGTTGCGCAATTGCATCGAGAGTGCCGTAGTATTGTGCCGGACCGATGTCATCGAGGTCGAGGATCTGCCGATGCACATCGGCAAGGCCCAGAATACCGCAACGGTGGCCCTCGAGGTGGGAATGACCTTGGCGGAAGCGGAAAAGCAGTTGATCATCTCCACGCTTGCCGGGTGTGCCGGCAACAAGACCAAAGCCGCCCAGGTGCTTGGGATCGGACGCAAGACCTTGCACAGAAAACTCCAGGAATACCACATTGACGAAGCTTGA
- a CDS encoding ATP-binding protein: MKKFVQRAISKIDQLDRNQIVDILGGLASDVQMLENVLESIHDGVILTDERLTVQYANTNCRKLVPMTILSSYEGMALSKVLLDEHILHYIDLCVHNQQLDEDNEFSFQKGEHVQTVAVTVFAYKNKAREGRASYVVMISDVTEHNANEARLRRSENLASMTTMAAGVAHEIKNPLAAMGIHVQLLRKAFARKESLTIEDAERYLAVLEEEISRLNGIVVDFLFAVRPMDTRLRLGPLVRTLEEICSFVEPELSEHRVQLRRDFSTALPRLEYDEHLVKQALLNLIKNAMNAMEGGGKLTIQARLDGNQVQVKVCDNGIGMDEQVQQKIFEPYFTTKATGTGLGLTVVYKIMKEHRGDITVQSKKGEGTTFTLYFPVPKSERLALDRESMTEAQYEA, encoded by the coding sequence ATGAAGAAATTTGTCCAGCGGGCGATCTCCAAGATCGACCAGCTTGATAGGAATCAGATCGTAGATATCCTGGGAGGATTGGCCAGCGATGTGCAGATGCTGGAGAACGTATTGGAGTCGATCCATGACGGGGTCATTCTCACCGATGAGCGGCTCACCGTCCAATACGCAAACACCAACTGCCGAAAGCTCGTACCCATGACCATCCTCAGCAGTTATGAGGGAATGGCTCTTTCCAAGGTCCTGCTAGATGAGCATATCCTTCACTATATCGACCTGTGCGTGCACAACCAGCAACTCGACGAGGACAATGAGTTCTCTTTCCAGAAAGGCGAGCATGTGCAGACGGTTGCCGTGACGGTTTTTGCCTACAAGAACAAGGCCAGGGAAGGACGGGCTTCCTACGTTGTCATGATCAGCGATGTAACTGAGCACAACGCCAATGAGGCACGGCTCAGAAGAAGCGAGAACCTTGCTTCCATGACAACCATGGCAGCCGGTGTTGCCCATGAGATCAAGAACCCGCTTGCTGCAATGGGAATCCATGTGCAGCTGCTCAGGAAGGCTTTCGCCCGCAAGGAAAGTCTTACCATCGAGGATGCCGAGCGATACCTTGCGGTGCTTGAGGAGGAGATCTCAAGACTCAACGGCATCGTGGTGGATTTCCTGTTTGCTGTCAGGCCGATGGACACCCGCCTGAGGTTGGGACCGCTTGTCAGGACGCTGGAGGAGATCTGCTCGTTTGTGGAACCTGAGCTCAGCGAACACCGGGTGCAGCTCAGACGTGATTTCTCCACAGCCCTTCCCAGGCTCGAGTATGACGAGCATCTGGTCAAGCAGGCTCTGCTCAACCTCATCAAGAATGCGATGAACGCCATGGAGGGAGGGGGAAAGCTGACCATCCAGGCAAGATTGGACGGGAATCAGGTTCAGGTCAAGGTATGTGACAACGGCATCGGGATGGATGAGCAGGTCCAGCAGAAAATCTTCGAACCTTATTTCACCACAAAAGCCACCGGGACCGGACTCGGCCTTACGGTGGTCTACAAGATCATGAAGGAACACCGCGGTGATATCACCGTACAGAGCAAGAAGGGGGAGGGAACGACCTTCACCCTCTACTTCCCCGTTCCCAAGAGTGAACGGCTTGCACTGGACAGAGAGAGTATGACGGAGGCCCAGTATGAAGCGTAG
- a CDS encoding CvpA family protein yields MQWGLTIGSVYFNSIDIIVFALAIIGGIADTLVGFADAFSHRSGYIVGFFSGLMFTKIIADIVSQSFALPLVIASLLSFIVLFLIGYALMRIVGNLLETALNATGLKAVNGLLGFLWGVIEVVIAASVIIYILELQEVFDLSAVFDASQFVLNIVRPLVPDTVHWFASSVQVAHV; encoded by the coding sequence ATGCAGTGGGGATTGACCATCGGTTCGGTGTATTTCAACTCAATAGACATCATTGTCTTCGCCCTCGCCATCATCGGGGGTATTGCAGATACCTTGGTAGGCTTTGCCGATGCATTCAGCCACCGCTCAGGGTATATCGTGGGCTTTTTCTCAGGCCTCATGTTCACGAAGATCATAGCGGATATCGTTTCGCAGTCTTTCGCGCTGCCCCTTGTCATTGCCTCCTTGCTCTCCTTCATAGTCCTCTTTCTCATCGGCTATGCCCTGATGAGAATCGTGGGAAACCTGTTGGAAACAGCCTTGAATGCAACCGGCCTGAAGGCGGTCAACGGCTTGCTGGGCTTTCTCTGGGGGGTCATTGAAGTGGTGATCGCAGCCTCCGTCATCATCTACATCCTTGAGTTGCAGGAGGTCTTTGATCTCTCCGCAGTTTTTGATGCAAGCCAGTTTGTTCTGAACATCGTCAGGCCCCTCGTTCCCGATACCGTTCACTGGTTTGCCAGCTCTGTGCAGGTAGCCCATGTTTGA
- a CDS encoding UDP-N-acetylglucosamine--N-acetylmuramyl-(pentapeptide) pyrophosphoryl-undecaprenol N-acetylglucosamine transferase produces MVVCYTGGGTLGHVYPALAVHEQMLESPAYEAFWIGRNNAREKAVVEAAGLSFFPIRSGKLRRYRSMRNVLDIGNIVLGFFQALGILSRHRPDVLFSKGGFVSVPPVLAAFVLRIPVVSHESDTTAGLATRINAHFSRTVCVSHDHGFDTLPASKLFVSGNPVRKALVEQAKHKETLERPDFLADGEPLVLVLGGSSGSAEINDLVRNTVDAIAKKAFIYHQCGREDGQETATERYRKVPFIDTELARLLAHATVVVSRAGAGTLAELALFGCACLLIPLSSAYSRGDQVENAQRLANAGAARVLYGDESDGSFAEALLGLLEDEQARTNMGKALGASADWDSAKRIAHVLMQI; encoded by the coding sequence ATGGTTGTCTGCTATACAGGGGGAGGTACCCTCGGTCATGTCTATCCCGCCCTTGCCGTACATGAGCAGATGCTTGAAAGCCCTGCCTATGAGGCTTTTTGGATCGGTCGCAACAATGCGCGTGAAAAGGCTGTGGTGGAAGCGGCAGGCCTGTCTTTTTTTCCCATACGAAGCGGAAAACTCAGGCGGTACCGGTCGATGAGAAATGTGCTGGACATCGGAAATATTGTCCTTGGTTTTTTCCAGGCTCTCGGTATTCTCTCAAGGCACCGGCCGGATGTGTTGTTCAGCAAGGGAGGCTTTGTATCCGTTCCTCCTGTACTGGCAGCTTTTGTCCTGCGAATTCCGGTCGTCAGCCACGAGAGTGACACCACCGCAGGTCTTGCCACCAGGATCAATGCACATTTCTCGCGTACTGTTTGTGTAAGCCATGACCATGGCTTTGACACGCTTCCTGCTTCCAAGCTGTTTGTAAGCGGCAACCCGGTCCGAAAGGCCTTGGTCGAACAGGCGAAGCACAAAGAGACATTGGAACGACCCGACTTTTTGGCTGACGGTGAGCCCTTGGTGCTGGTTCTTGGCGGCAGCAGCGGATCGGCAGAGATCAATGATCTGGTGCGAAATACTGTGGATGCAATTGCCAAAAAGGCGTTCATCTACCATCAGTGCGGCCGGGAGGACGGGCAGGAGACGGCAACCGAGCGGTATCGGAAGGTGCCGTTCATCGATACCGAGCTTGCCCGATTGCTTGCCCACGCAACTGTGGTGGTGAGCCGTGCAGGAGCAGGAACCCTTGCAGAACTTGCCCTGTTCGGCTGTGCGTGCCTGCTCATACCGCTCTCCTCGGCATACAGCCGGGGGGACCAGGTGGAGAATGCACAGCGTCTTGCCAACGCAGGCGCTGCAAGGGTACTCTACGGTGATGAAAGTGACGGTTCGTTTGCCGAGGCCCTCCTCGGCTTGCTTGAGGATGAGCAAGCAAGAACAAACATGGGAAAGGCACTTGGTGCAAGTGCTGACTGGGATAGTGCAAAGCGCATCGCACACGTGTTGATGCAAATATAA
- a CDS encoding sigma-70 family RNA polymerase sigma factor produces the protein MKAKRQMLTNTETSGYDDANILSIYLKEINRIALLTPEEELVLARRAQQGDEFARKRMIESNLRFVVNVAKKYQNQGLPLSDLINEGNIGLMTALEKFDPEKGYHFISYAVWWIRQAIMKAINEKSRAVRLPLNRTNELLQIQKAQRSLMKDLNTEDPSMEEIGELAGFDAQHVSNLLSISRELVSLDAPVFNDGSASNIGDFLEDETQNPERSLIDQSLKDDVRSLLATLSDKEREIIELRFGLDGKNPMSLKEIGELYNLTKERIRQIEKKAIERLRAPNKSKMVESYIA, from the coding sequence ATGAAAGCCAAACGCCAAATGCTTACCAATACGGAAACCAGCGGATATGACGATGCAAATATTTTGAGTATCTATCTCAAGGAGATCAATCGCATTGCTTTGTTGACTCCCGAAGAGGAGTTGGTGTTGGCCAGACGGGCCCAGCAGGGTGATGAGTTTGCCCGAAAGCGGATGATCGAATCCAATCTCCGGTTTGTGGTGAATGTAGCGAAAAAGTACCAGAACCAGGGGCTGCCGCTCAGTGATCTCATCAATGAGGGCAACATCGGCCTGATGACAGCCTTGGAGAAGTTCGATCCGGAGAAGGGCTATCACTTCATCAGCTATGCAGTGTGGTGGATCCGCCAGGCAATCATGAAAGCCATCAATGAGAAGAGCAGGGCGGTTCGCCTGCCGCTGAACAGGACCAATGAGCTTTTGCAGATCCAGAAGGCCCAGCGTTCATTGATGAAAGATCTGAATACCGAAGACCCAAGCATGGAAGAGATCGGGGAATTGGCAGGCTTTGATGCCCAGCACGTCTCCAACCTGCTCTCCATCAGCAGGGAGCTTGTAAGCCTCGATGCTCCTGTTTTCAATGATGGAAGTGCCAGCAATATCGGGGACTTCCTGGAAGATGAGACACAGAATCCTGAGCGCTCGCTGATCGACCAATCCCTCAAGGATGATGTACGCAGCTTGCTTGCAACACTCAGTGACAAGGAACGGGAGATCATTGAGCTGAGATTCGGCTTGGACGGGAAAAACCCCATGTCCCTTAAGGAAATCGGGGAGTTGTACAACCTGACCAAGGAGAGAATCCGCCAGATCGAGAAGAAGGCCATTGAACGGCTCAGGGCTCCCAACAAGAGCAAGATGGTCGAAAGCTACATTGCATAA
- a CDS encoding co-chaperone GroES, which translates to MTIKPLADRVLVQIEEVQEKTASGLYIPQTAQEKTQIGVVVAVGEGTDKVKMSVKAGDRVMHDKYSGTSVKADGKEYLILSMKDILAVIE; encoded by the coding sequence ATGACCATCAAGCCTTTGGCAGACAGAGTATTGGTTCAGATTGAAGAAGTGCAGGAGAAGACCGCCAGTGGTCTGTACATTCCTCAGACAGCACAGGAAAAGACCCAGATCGGGGTTGTCGTAGCTGTTGGGGAAGGCACTGACAAGGTGAAGATGAGCGTCAAAGCCGGCGACCGTGTCATGCATGACAAGTACAGCGGAACCTCGGTGAAAGCCGATGGCAAGGAGTACCTGATTCTCAGCATGAAGGACATCCTCGCTGTAATCGAGTAA
- a CDS encoding transposase has product MRNYLENKIAKSVARLDLDPDDFRMHFSNPKADFTRFRRQSFSDVVKLGLLSPGSCMKENLRHYFGVGPDRPSASAYIQHRDKLGVQAYRALFDHFKDTDVPFTLIKNKYLLVACDGSAISIHPNKDDAGTLLHMTNNPNGKVCNQLHLNVLTAVPDGYFLDYVIQDHKDMHEIQACEQMVERMAGCPSPLPSIITCDRGYESYRLMMWVSSLGFHFCIRAKDLNSPGISQRYRNMVGEDGLMDTVVTRKYTRCSTVHRNPAIYPDYIYVPQNVINEFIPATRNPLGKVLKSRPLIIDFFEYSFRLVRLQLSETSYEVLLTSLPQSEFSMADLKELYHLRWGVETTLRQLKYDDCSSFSNTRKKVAAIGEIILSMIFHNICTSVLVAFGRSLSRRIKNRKLLYKVSYSDLSKTLRLYASGRDPTITIKKIVKELTMTIQPVRNDRAFSRILEHRSFIPFIYRAA; this is encoded by the coding sequence ATGAGGAATTATCTAGAAAACAAAATCGCTAAATCCGTCGCCAGATTGGACCTTGACCCTGATGATTTCCGGATGCATTTCAGCAATCCCAAAGCCGATTTCACCCGGTTCAGGCGTCAATCTTTCAGTGATGTTGTCAAGCTCGGCTTGCTTTCTCCCGGAAGCTGCATGAAGGAGAACCTGAGGCATTACTTCGGTGTCGGTCCTGACAGGCCCTCAGCGTCAGCATACATCCAGCATCGTGACAAGCTGGGCGTACAGGCATATCGGGCCCTGTTCGACCATTTCAAGGATACTGATGTGCCGTTCACGCTGATCAAGAACAAGTATCTGCTGGTGGCCTGCGATGGTTCCGCCATCAGCATCCACCCGAACAAGGATGATGCGGGTACGTTGCTGCACATGACCAATAATCCGAACGGAAAGGTCTGCAACCAGCTTCATCTCAATGTCCTCACTGCCGTACCCGATGGGTATTTCCTGGACTACGTCATCCAGGACCACAAGGACATGCATGAGATACAGGCCTGCGAACAGATGGTCGAGCGGATGGCTGGATGCCCCAGTCCCTTGCCGAGCATCATCACCTGCGACAGGGGGTACGAGAGCTATAGGCTCATGATGTGGGTGTCCTCTCTGGGGTTCCATTTTTGCATCCGGGCAAAAGACCTCAACTCCCCAGGCATCAGCCAAAGGTACCGGAACATGGTAGGTGAGGACGGTCTGATGGATACTGTTGTCACCAGGAAATACACCCGATGCTCTACCGTGCACAGGAACCCAGCAATTTATCCTGACTATATTTATGTCCCACAGAACGTGATCAACGAGTTCATCCCTGCAACAAGGAACCCTTTGGGGAAGGTCCTGAAGAGCCGTCCGCTCATTATCGATTTCTTCGAGTATTCTTTCAGGCTCGTCAGACTGCAACTTTCCGAAACCTCGTATGAGGTCCTGCTGACCAGCCTGCCTCAGTCGGAGTTCTCGATGGCCGACCTCAAGGAGTTGTATCATTTGAGATGGGGCGTGGAGACCACCTTGCGCCAATTGAAGTATGATGACTGTTCGTCATTCAGCAACACCAGGAAGAAGGTTGCAGCCATTGGTGAAATAATCCTTTCGATGATCTTCCACAACATCTGCACATCGGTACTGGTCGCTTTCGGCAGGAGTCTGTCCCGTAGGATAAAAAACCGCAAGCTCCTGTACAAGGTCAGCTATTCCGACCTGTCCAAGACACTGAGACTGTACGCCTCGGGAAGGGACCCGACTATCACGATCAAGAAAATAGTCAAGGAGCTCACGATGACCATTCAACCGGTAAGGAACGACAGAGCATTTTCCCGAATTCTCGAACACCGTTCTTTTATCCCGTTCATCTACAGAGCAGCTTGA
- a CDS encoding ATP-dependent DNA helicase encodes MTKLDIDRIFDKEGLLEQHFPSYEYREGQLLMAELVRQSYEKGAVAAIEAGTGIGKSFAYLAVALYHAMQSPDERTVIATSTINLQRQLYEKDIPMLFSFLGMNCKIALAVGRGNYVCINRFVQTREEASLLSQDPNSELYQMGQWIKQTESGLFANVPFRLSSELRSDICCDGDLCPNHQCAYFRECFFFKAKAKAKEAKIVVSNHHLLFTDAQSRFLNGIDYDEEMILPPFNRLIIDEAHNIEANATEYFTDEYDSQEMLRQIGRIQKNGRYSSKSLLEQLGEYSTEPDLIDRIQDDIHLLMQEVGTLDQYLLGVFQKNDFQPVLIKTEHQGRLTEFVQSATKVSQASGRLAAKINTFLEHNKAPEELDGKINELKVRGSRIALMSEVLSKFCNFPVWQDEVHWFNAEAHRSSRSVQVRITPLSIAPLLVDAVFSKLQTVVCTSATLDLNDEFAFWGSRVGLPYDQERPFLKGTYLSPFDYPNRVMLLTPSDAPLPAKDIEDAYVQYLSSTILNAVLSSGGGALVLFTSYAMLKRVKAQVEQQFGKENLTLLAQGELDRYTLLSSFIADKDSTLFATSSFWEGVDAPGDTLRLVIIAKLPFTVPSDPVFKARCEAIDKMGGSGFYQLALQSATMKLKQGFGRLLRSTSDRGVVLILDSRVVSKNYGVYMLRALPESYHPETMSQGLCDKIENFLYG; translated from the coding sequence TTGACGAAGCTTGATATCGATAGGATCTTTGACAAGGAGGGGTTGCTCGAGCAGCATTTTCCCTCCTATGAGTATCGCGAAGGCCAGCTTCTCATGGCGGAACTGGTGCGCCAAAGCTATGAGAAGGGGGCTGTGGCTGCCATAGAAGCAGGCACCGGCATCGGCAAATCGTTTGCTTACCTTGCGGTAGCTCTCTACCATGCGATGCAAAGTCCGGATGAGCGGACCGTCATCGCCACCAGTACGATCAACCTGCAGCGCCAGCTCTACGAGAAGGACATTCCGATGCTCTTCTCGTTTCTGGGCATGAACTGCAAGATTGCCTTGGCCGTAGGGCGGGGCAACTACGTCTGCATCAACCGCTTTGTCCAAACCAGGGAAGAAGCAAGCCTTCTCTCCCAGGACCCGAACAGCGAGTTGTATCAGATGGGGCAGTGGATCAAGCAAACCGAGAGCGGCCTCTTCGCCAATGTCCCGTTCCGCCTCAGTTCGGAGTTGCGGTCGGATATCTGCTGTGACGGGGACCTGTGCCCCAACCACCAGTGCGCATACTTCCGCGAGTGTTTCTTCTTCAAGGCCAAGGCAAAGGCCAAGGAAGCGAAGATTGTGGTGAGCAACCACCATCTCCTCTTCACCGATGCCCAGAGCCGGTTCCTCAACGGGATTGACTATGACGAGGAGATGATTCTTCCTCCCTTCAATCGGCTCATCATCGACGAGGCACACAACATCGAGGCAAATGCCACCGAATACTTCACCGATGAGTACGATTCCCAGGAGATGCTTCGCCAGATAGGGCGCATCCAGAAAAACGGGAGATACAGTTCCAAATCCTTGCTCGAGCAGCTCGGCGAATACAGTACGGAGCCGGATCTGATCGACAGGATCCAAGACGATATCCACCTGCTCATGCAGGAAGTGGGTACACTTGACCAGTACCTGCTTGGCGTGTTCCAGAAGAATGATTTCCAGCCGGTTCTCATCAAGACGGAGCACCAAGGCAGGCTCACTGAGTTCGTACAGTCCGCCACCAAGGTGTCGCAGGCCAGCGGCAGACTGGCGGCGAAGATCAACACCTTTCTTGAGCACAACAAGGCTCCCGAGGAGCTCGATGGAAAGATCAACGAGCTGAAAGTGCGAGGATCACGCATAGCACTGATGAGTGAGGTGCTTTCGAAGTTCTGCAACTTTCCGGTTTGGCAGGATGAGGTCCACTGGTTCAATGCCGAGGCCCACAGGTCCAGCAGGAGCGTCCAGGTACGCATCACCCCCCTCTCCATCGCACCCTTGCTGGTGGATGCAGTCTTTTCCAAGCTGCAGACAGTGGTCTGTACCTCAGCCACCCTTGACCTGAATGATGAATTCGCCTTCTGGGGCAGTAGGGTGGGGCTTCCGTATGATCAGGAGCGCCCCTTTCTGAAAGGGACCTACCTCTCTCCGTTTGACTATCCCAACCGCGTGATGCTGCTCACTCCGTCTGATGCCCCGCTCCCCGCAAAGGATATTGAGGATGCGTATGTGCAGTACCTGAGTTCCACCATTCTCAACGCGGTACTCTCCAGCGGAGGGGGGGCTCTGGTGCTTTTCACCAGCTACGCGATGCTCAAGCGGGTGAAAGCGCAGGTGGAACAGCAGTTTGGGAAGGAAAACCTTACCTTGCTTGCCCAGGGAGAGCTGGACCGGTATACCTTGCTCTCTTCCTTCATAGCCGATAAGGACAGCACCCTTTTCGCCACTTCCTCGTTCTGGGAAGGGGTGGACGCCCCGGGTGATACGCTTCGGTTGGTGATCATCGCCAAGTTGCCGTTCACCGTCCCTTCCGATCCTGTGTTCAAGGCACGCTGTGAAGCGATCGACAAGATGGGTGGGAGCGGTTTCTATCAGTTGGCGCTGCAATCGGCGACCATGAAGCTCAAGCAGGGATTCGGGAGGTTGCTCAGGTCCACCTCTGACAGAGGGGTGGTCCTCATTCTCGACAGCAGGGTGGTGAGCAAGAACTACGGGGTGTACATGCTCAGGGCACTTCCGGAGAGCTATCACCCGGAGACGATGAGCCAAGGCCTCTGCGACAAGATAGAAAACTTCCTCTACGGATAA